A genomic segment from Candidatus Binatus sp. encodes:
- a CDS encoding LLM class flavin-dependent oxidoreductase, translated as MKFGIFYEHSVQKPWTRQSELRAYHQALEQIELADELGFDQVWEVEHHFLEEYSHSSAPEVFLAAAAARTKRIRIGQGISVCLPPMNHPARIAERAAALDLISNGRLEFGTGRSATWAEVGGFGIDPDYTKEMWDEVIRAIPKMWTEEEFEWNGKYFKMPPRNILPKPIQDPHPPMWVAVSSPETAVQAAERGIGMLGVTLGTPADYKRLVSDYRRIIKHCDPVGLFVNNQVNAASWLYCGEDENEAREVGGMAAYHFFNTAAHLVGLGGICPSHAYTALANATALLSQAEIFSIREGFPVGTPDQIIENLRYWDEVGVERVCCMINFDQVIPQKKVLASLERFAKYVMPAFADDAKPSAPSDTSRCGPEAPPMA; from the coding sequence ATGAAATTCGGAATCTTCTACGAACACTCGGTGCAGAAACCCTGGACCCGACAGTCCGAATTGCGCGCCTATCATCAGGCGCTCGAGCAAATCGAGCTGGCCGACGAACTTGGCTTCGACCAGGTGTGGGAAGTCGAGCATCATTTTCTCGAGGAGTATTCGCATTCGTCGGCGCCCGAAGTTTTTCTGGCGGCCGCCGCGGCGCGCACCAAGCGGATTCGTATCGGCCAGGGCATCTCGGTATGCCTCCCGCCGATGAATCATCCCGCGCGAATCGCCGAACGGGCCGCGGCGCTCGATTTGATTTCGAATGGACGCCTTGAATTCGGCACCGGCCGCTCCGCGACGTGGGCTGAAGTCGGCGGCTTCGGCATCGATCCCGACTACACCAAGGAAATGTGGGACGAAGTCATCCGCGCGATTCCCAAAATGTGGACCGAAGAGGAGTTCGAGTGGAACGGCAAGTATTTCAAGATGCCGCCGCGCAACATCCTGCCCAAGCCGATCCAGGACCCGCATCCCCCGATGTGGGTCGCCGTGTCATCGCCCGAGACCGCGGTGCAGGCCGCCGAACGCGGCATCGGGATGCTCGGCGTCACGCTCGGCACGCCCGCCGACTACAAGCGCTTGGTTTCCGATTATCGGCGCATCATCAAGCACTGCGATCCGGTAGGCCTATTCGTCAACAACCAGGTCAACGCCGCAAGCTGGCTCTACTGCGGCGAGGATGAAAACGAAGCGCGCGAAGTCGGCGGGATGGCCGCCTATCACTTCTTCAACACCGCGGCGCATCTGGTGGGTCTCGGCGGGATTTGTCCGTCGCATGCGTACACCGCGCTGGCCAACGCGACCGCGCTGCTCAGCCAGGCCGAGATTTTCTCGATTCGTGAAGGATTCCCGGTCGGCACTCCCGATCAGATTATCGAGAATCTCCGCTATTGGGACGAGGTTGGCGTCGAGCGTGTCTGCTGCATGATCAACTTCGATCAGGTGATTCCGCAAAAGAAAGTGCTCGCGAGCCTCGAGCGCTTCGCCAAATACGTGATGCCCGCGTTTGCCGACGACGCCAAACCCAGCGCTCCTTCCGACACTTCGCGCTGTGGTCCCGAAGCGCCGCCGATGGCCTAA
- a CDS encoding DegV family protein has translation MTQTLSIVCDSSVDLPAAEISRLGIEIAPLQVAFSTEFFRDDNLKRPEFYARLKGEPRLPIIAAAMPADFLSAYRKAHERGASVLCLINPFESCSTYTAAYSAAVVAKRDNQIIVDVLNTGRALTGLGAVCVEAAGMAAKGATLAEVVAAIEEATPKIDTYYAPPTTEYFERDGRISIYEMQVGSLKGMLPLIRVWGRVAVVDKAKTQAENIAKMLSRAEAELDGSDATVIVTHADNPGGANDLAAMVKKRLRCTNLIITELGPSAGAYCGAGTVGLGYCPSLVKLN, from the coding sequence ATGACGCAGACACTCTCAATCGTATGCGATAGCAGCGTCGATCTACCCGCGGCGGAAATCAGCCGTCTTGGAATCGAAATCGCTCCGCTCCAGGTCGCCTTCTCGACGGAATTTTTTCGCGACGACAACTTGAAGCGCCCCGAGTTCTACGCGCGATTGAAGGGCGAGCCGCGCCTCCCGATTATCGCCGCCGCGATGCCCGCGGATTTCCTCAGCGCATACCGCAAAGCGCACGAGCGCGGTGCGAGCGTGCTCTGCCTGATCAATCCGTTCGAATCGTGCTCGACGTACACCGCCGCCTACTCCGCTGCGGTGGTCGCGAAGCGCGACAACCAGATCATCGTCGATGTCCTCAACACGGGCCGCGCACTGACCGGCCTCGGCGCCGTATGCGTCGAAGCCGCGGGGATGGCGGCCAAAGGCGCGACGCTCGCCGAAGTCGTCGCCGCGATCGAGGAAGCGACGCCGAAAATCGACACCTACTACGCGCCGCCTACCACCGAATATTTCGAGCGCGACGGCCGCATCTCGATCTACGAAATGCAGGTCGGCAGTCTCAAAGGGATGCTCCCGCTGATTCGCGTATGGGGTCGCGTCGCCGTTGTCGATAAAGCCAAAACACAAGCCGAGAACATCGCGAAGATGCTCTCCCGCGCCGAGGCCGAGCTCGACGGCAGCGACGCCACCGTCATTGTGACGCACGCCGACAATCCGGGCGGCGCGAACGATCTCGCCGCGATGGTGAAAAAACGTCTCCGATGCACTAATCTGATCATCACTGAACTCGGTCCTTCGGCTGGCGCGTATTGTGGCGCCGGTACCGTCGGCCTCGGCTATTGTCCAAGCCTGGTCAAGCTGAACTGA
- a CDS encoding DUF3553 domain-containing protein codes for MKKNDRVRHEAVPEWGLGRVLEDPVGGRVRIFFINVGIKKISLPTSIVVVTGAEAANAILDNLKDIDPDLERSYRTLAVLKKQFLEQFPGGFHGEKYLMTERNYKVGAHELAEKLLSRKTIEKALESKDFAGVCENARKVIQATNLVFPNEKMNFSDGVRTPAFQERFSSTLFELLFGDGALQRRFTSFCGMLDEIGAAKWTVATYFQFIMYPDEYMFMKPVVTSKAAAICAFELNYKPQLNWLTYEKLLVFSRHLKNELIDLKPRDMIDVQSFIWCTGEGQA; via the coding sequence ATGAAAAAGAACGATCGCGTCAGACACGAAGCCGTGCCCGAGTGGGGCCTTGGCAGAGTGCTTGAGGATCCGGTGGGCGGAAGAGTTCGAATTTTCTTCATCAATGTCGGGATCAAAAAGATCTCGTTGCCGACGAGTATCGTAGTTGTGACTGGCGCAGAAGCGGCAAATGCCATTCTGGACAACCTGAAAGACATCGATCCGGATCTAGAACGTTCGTACAGGACATTGGCTGTGTTGAAGAAGCAATTTCTCGAGCAGTTTCCCGGCGGTTTTCATGGTGAGAAATATCTGATGACCGAGAGAAACTACAAGGTTGGAGCGCACGAGTTAGCGGAAAAACTACTTAGTCGCAAAACCATTGAAAAGGCTCTTGAATCGAAGGACTTTGCCGGTGTTTGCGAGAATGCGAGAAAAGTAATTCAGGCGACCAACTTGGTGTTTCCCAACGAAAAGATGAATTTTTCGGACGGAGTGAGAACTCCGGCTTTTCAGGAAAGGTTCTCCTCAACTCTTTTCGAACTGCTCTTCGGCGACGGAGCCCTTCAACGGCGCTTCACGTCCTTCTGCGGAATGCTTGATGAAATTGGAGCGGCGAAATGGACCGTTGCCACATATTTCCAGTTTATTATGTACCCAGACGAATACATGTTCATGAAGCCAGTCGTTACTTCGAAGGCCGCGGCTATTTGTGCCTTTGAATTGAACTACAAACCACAGCTGAATTGGCTGACGTACGAGAAACTCCTGGTATTTTCACGACATCTGAAGAACGAGCTCATCGATCTGAAACCTCGCGACATGATCGATGTTCAATCGTTCATTTGGTGCACGGGCGAAGGCCAGGCGTGA
- the leuS gene encoding leucine--tRNA ligase, translating to MEERYDPEKIEAEWQAEWERTDLYRAGADPARPKYYILEMFPYPSGAGLSVGHLHNYVPCDVIGRYKRMKGFNVLHPMGWDAFGLPAENEAILKGSHPTETVPRYAANFKRQLTISGCAYDWSREINSSAPEYYKWTQWFFLLLYKRGLAYRATGAQWWCDKCRTILANEQVVNGCCWRHPDNPVSKKDLEQWYIKITDYADRLLADLDKIDWPEPIKLMQRNWIGRSEGAELGFPITGNPGKEVRFFTTRPDTVFGVSLMVLAPEHPLVAEITTPAQRAAVEAYASDARRQSEIERMSTAKEKTGVFTGAYAHNVFTDKDIPIWIADYVLMGYGTGAIMGAPGEDQRDFEFATKYGIEIPRVTAPVDGSEAPGDRAFIEQGVAINSGFLDGMPTADAIKTVARYAEDHEIGRATVTYRMRDWLISRQRYWGCPIPMMYCKNDCGVVPVPEDQLPVMLPAMTDYLPSGTARSPLANVAEFVHTTCPRCGGPAERETDTLDGFACSSWYFMRFADPHDDREPFARAAVDYWLPVDLYVGGAEHAVMHLLYARMWTKVMFDAGMINFDEPFPMLRNQGMVWATDGSKMSKSKGNVVTPDSMIEKYGADALRLWELFMSPYDEATNWNESGVSGTLRFITRVWSMMRRYVEAGCPDGRPSEGTLKQTHKAIEKVTDHIERLRFNTALATLMDHLNYVAKLTPEEMGRFVAESFVVMLAPMAPHVSEELWRELGHRTSVHLERWPEFDANLVRDEMATVVVQINGKVRDRLQVAVGAEESQVRDLALRSEAVIRNLAGKTPRKFIFVKDKMLSIVA from the coding sequence ATGGAAGAACGTTACGATCCAGAGAAAATCGAAGCCGAATGGCAGGCCGAATGGGAGCGCACCGATCTGTATCGCGCCGGTGCCGATCCGGCGCGGCCCAAGTACTACATCCTCGAGATGTTTCCGTATCCGTCGGGCGCGGGACTCAGCGTCGGTCATCTGCACAACTACGTTCCGTGCGACGTGATCGGCCGCTACAAGCGGATGAAGGGTTTCAACGTGCTGCATCCGATGGGATGGGACGCGTTCGGCTTGCCGGCCGAGAACGAAGCGATTCTCAAGGGATCGCATCCGACGGAAACGGTGCCGCGCTACGCCGCGAACTTCAAGCGGCAACTTACGATCTCGGGATGCGCGTACGATTGGTCGCGCGAAATCAATTCGTCGGCGCCGGAGTATTACAAGTGGACGCAGTGGTTCTTTCTGCTGCTGTACAAGCGTGGACTCGCGTATCGCGCGACGGGTGCGCAGTGGTGGTGCGATAAGTGCCGCACGATTCTCGCCAACGAGCAGGTAGTCAACGGCTGCTGCTGGCGGCATCCGGACAACCCGGTCAGCAAGAAAGATCTCGAGCAGTGGTACATCAAGATTACGGACTACGCGGATCGATTGCTGGCCGACCTCGACAAGATCGACTGGCCGGAACCGATCAAGCTGATGCAGCGCAACTGGATCGGGCGGAGCGAAGGCGCCGAGCTGGGCTTTCCGATCACAGGCAATCCCGGCAAGGAAGTTCGCTTCTTCACGACGCGGCCCGACACGGTGTTCGGCGTGTCGTTGATGGTGCTCGCGCCGGAGCATCCGCTGGTCGCGGAGATCACGACGCCCGCTCAGCGCGCGGCGGTCGAAGCGTATGCGTCGGACGCGCGGCGGCAGAGCGAAATCGAGCGGATGTCCACCGCGAAGGAAAAGACCGGCGTGTTCACCGGCGCATACGCGCACAACGTGTTTACCGATAAAGACATCCCGATCTGGATCGCGGATTACGTGCTGATGGGATACGGGACCGGCGCGATCATGGGCGCGCCCGGAGAGGACCAGCGCGACTTTGAGTTCGCGACGAAGTACGGAATCGAGATTCCGCGCGTGACCGCGCCCGTGGACGGCAGCGAGGCGCCCGGCGATCGAGCGTTCATCGAGCAGGGAGTCGCGATCAACTCCGGATTTCTCGACGGGATGCCGACGGCCGACGCGATCAAGACGGTCGCGCGGTATGCCGAGGATCACGAGATCGGGCGCGCGACGGTCACCTACCGGATGCGCGATTGGCTGATCTCGCGGCAGCGCTATTGGGGATGTCCGATCCCGATGATGTACTGCAAAAACGATTGCGGCGTCGTGCCTGTGCCGGAGGATCAATTGCCCGTGATGCTGCCGGCGATGACCGATTATCTGCCGTCGGGCACCGCGCGCTCGCCGCTCGCCAACGTCGCCGAGTTCGTCCACACCACGTGCCCCAGGTGCGGCGGTCCCGCCGAGCGCGAGACCGACACGCTGGACGGCTTCGCATGTTCCTCGTGGTACTTCATGCGGTTTGCCGATCCGCACGACGATCGCGAGCCGTTTGCGCGCGCGGCCGTCGATTACTGGCTGCCGGTCGATTTGTATGTCGGCGGCGCGGAGCACGCCGTGATGCATCTGCTGTATGCGCGGATGTGGACCAAGGTGATGTTCGACGCGGGGATGATCAATTTCGACGAACCGTTCCCGATGCTGCGCAACCAGGGGATGGTGTGGGCGACCGACGGCTCGAAGATGTCGAAGAGCAAGGGCAACGTCGTCACGCCTGATTCGATGATCGAAAAGTATGGCGCCGACGCGCTCCGGCTGTGGGAACTTTTCATGAGCCCGTACGACGAGGCGACCAACTGGAACGAGAGCGGAGTGTCGGGCACGCTCAGGTTTATCACGCGGGTGTGGTCGATGATGCGGCGCTACGTCGAAGCGGGGTGCCCGGACGGGCGGCCGAGCGAGGGGACGCTGAAGCAGACGCATAAGGCGATCGAGAAAGTCACCGATCATATCGAGCGATTGCGCTTCAACACGGCGCTCGCGACGTTGATGGATCATCTGAATTACGTCGCGAAGCTGACGCCCGAGGAGATGGGCCGCTTCGTCGCGGAGTCGTTCGTGGTGATGCTCGCGCCAATGGCGCCGCACGTCAGCGAGGAATTGTGGCGCGAGTTGGGGCATCGTACGTCGGTGCATCTGGAGCGCTGGCCGGAGTTCGACGCGAATCTTGTGCGCGATGAGATGGCGACGGTGGTCGTGCAAATCAACGGCAAGGTGCGCGATCGATTGCAGGTGGCGGTCGGCGCGGAGGAATCGCAGGTGCGCGATCTGGCGCTCCGAAGCGAGGCGGTGATTCGCAACCTCGCGGGCAAGACGCCGCGGAAGTTCATTTTCGTCAAAGACAAGATGCTCAGCATCGTCGCGTAG